The following is a genomic window from Calliphora vicina chromosome 5, idCalVici1.1, whole genome shotgun sequence.
GTTAagttttgaaatcaaatatcattttcaaaatattataaaatttttaggtatAATGTCTATGCACAGcacttaaatttgaaaaatactcttaaattaatttgtttagaaaGGATTATTATCttcttataattttgtattaacaaTTTCTTCCTTCGAGGCGGTGTTATCCAGCTCATTCCATTTTTGGATCTTACCCGAACCAAATACCCAATAGATAAAGGCGGGTATTATGTAGGCAGCAGCTCCAATAATGAAAACATAATGCCACTGTTCGATGGTGTTCTAAAGAGAAgagaaaaccaaaatttaaattatagatTTAATTATAGACATTTTAAAGTAATTCAACTTACATTTTCTTTGGTAAAAGCGGCCACTATAATGGGTGAGAAGATGCCAGGTGTAGTGCCCACACAGTTGATGATGCCATACAAAGTACCCGCATAGTTGGGTGCCAAATCCTGGGAATTCTGTAAATTAGTAGCAGTGGCGGCTCCATTGAAACCCAAAGATACAGTCATAATGGCTATGCATACATAAGGATCCTTGCCAAAGTAGGCCAAAATGATCAACAAAATACCGGGTATAACATGGGCTATAAGTTAAAGCAATATATTACTAATTGTGCTTTTAAAATAagagtattttttaaaacttacaaGGCAAACAGAAAACTTTTCTCATTTTGGTGACAGACAGCCAATTTTTGCGTCTTATTAAATCGGCTACCGAACCAAAACCAAAGGCACACAACAAGCGAGCCACATGGGGCAAGGAAGACAGGAAACCGGCGGAGGCTAAATTGAAACCCAATACCTCACTTAAGAATTTCGGAGTGGCGGTGATCAAAAAGAATAGACCCCACATGCTGCCATAATGCAAAAGCATCAAAGACCAGAAGGGCATCGACAAAATCAAAGCCTTGTATGGAGGCCAGcgctttaattaaaaaaagtaaatagaatttattaaatattaaataatattattaaaattatataaataaaattacctttttagTGGAAACGGTATCACCCAAACTCTTTTCAATTAACTCACGTTCCTTTATGCTAATGGTTTTGTGGGCAGCAGGACTTTCGGCCACAAACACGAACCAGGCCCCAGACACAATCACCACAAATATGCCCACCATATAGAAGGCCCAATCCCAGCCCATATTCTCAATTATCAGGCCACTTAGGGGCCAGGTTATCACAGTACCAAATGTGCCACCCATTAAAGCGGCCACAAATTTACCCTTTTCATCGGGTGGAGACCATCTGGAGATCAAACTGTGACAGCAGGGATAGACAACGCCCTGGAaagagaaatttaataaaaatttgttatcaaaatgaaaataagGTAACAAAATAGAAAAGTTCCAATAACGTGCACAAATTTGAGGTTAGaaagtaaatttgtttttaaacacaatttcctCACTTGACAGCCAGTTCACTTCCTAACTTGAAATTAAAACACCCTTtataaacttaatttaacaaatatgggAACTAAACTCTTATTATGgacaagttttcttttaaaatttacaaacacTCCGAAAACTTGTGTACTTACCGTAAAGAAACCTATGGCAAATCTCAAAACCCACACTGCCCATTTGTCCCAAGACGCCGCCAAAGGTGTTAAAGCTGTTAAGATGCCAGCAACGAGACAACTGTAACCGGCCACTGGTTTACCGCCTAAATTTTCAGCCAACATACCAGCAGGCAATGATGTAATCATATAACCATAGAAATAGGCACCCAAAAGCATGGCCTGATCACTTTGAGACCAATTGTAACGGGGACCATACTGCAATAGAGCaaaagatataaaattattaaaattatttggaatcaatttaatatttaattatagaaAACGGAAGTAAAGATAAGCAAGCATAtgataaataaaagtaaataataatttttcaaacatatattttatttaaatatggattttaaggtaaatgttagtaaaaaacaagagagctatgccgaatcttatacacccttcaccaaattatacttgaaaatacaaattttaaatatttttaggtaaacaaaattaatttttttttccagttgttttttttcattttttggaaaaacatttttttaattttttttttaatattttagctaaaaaaaacttttggtgaaaaaaataaattcggattaaaaaatattttttccgattttgacccattgtaggtccaacatactatgatcttatatacgtcgttgcaaaggtctttgaaatatctgtccacagttgttttttttaattttttgtaaaaaaaattttttcaaattgttatttaaaaatttttttttttaaattttaaaaaaacattttttcctattttgacccattgtaggtccaacttactgtgatcttatatacgtcgttgcaaaggtctttcaaatatctatcattagatatccatattgtttatattaatgacatagtaaaccagatatatgtcaaaaatcgaggttgtcctgatttttctcctcatatctcagccatttgtgtaccgattttgatgattttaaatagcaaacttctcgaaagcatgtctgacagatttggatcccgaagatatctggggtcttcataaaattgatttcaacagacagacggacatagcttaatcgactccgctatttataaggatccagaatatatatatactttatagggtcggaaaattatattattaaattacaaacggaatgacaaacttatatatacccttctcacgaaggtgaagggtataacaagaaaCAAGACAACAAGAaagcttcaccaaattatactttttaaaataaaaattttaaatatttctaggtaaacaaaatttaaaatttttttatcaaaattatttttccaatttttttaaaaactttatttttaattttttttttttttttaatttttttaattttttaaatttattggtgaaaaaaaaaatgtatgacaaaaaaattttttgggaaaaaagtaacggttaaagaatattttttacgattttgacccTATGTCGATCcaacttatatacatcgttgcagtggactttgaaatatctattattagatatccatattgtctactataatgacatagtaatccagatatatatcaaaaataggccacTTGTGGACCGATTGATGtgtcaatcatgtttgtaagtaatTTAGGGGCTatggaattttgatttcaacatataacgatccagaatatatatactttgtggggtcgcaaaagaaaaatgtagaaattacaaacggaatgacaaacttatatatacccctggatcgttatagatatcgaTATCTGCTGGGACAAAATTCCCATTTAAATGTTCTACATTTAACATTCTTAATTAACAattaatgttaaacaaatttaactgAGACTGAAATAGGTTGTTAGTAAATTTTTAGTCTCATAGGAAAAATaatgtgtaataaaataaaatcttatcaaataattaatttataatggaGGTTCACGAATTAAGTGTTAGTAGtctatacaaacatacatattttatgaccaaaatgataaaaaaatgcaaataataaaatatacatcaCAGCAATTGATAACGAGTAACAAACAAACAGGAACGAATTTCACTTACATCTGGTAATACTTCTGTGGAATTTGCATCGGTCTTCTCGACCATGGCAATAATATTTATGGACAAATTAACGCGCATCATGTAGCTCATGAGGCAGGCCATGAATAACATGACAGCTACATTGAAACGTTTCGGTATGTTGACTGgaaatgaaaagaaaaggaAAATGTAAGTAAGTAcattaatacaataataaaaacaagtaagagagctatattcggttgtgccgaatcttatataccctgcaccaaattttacttcaaaatacaaatttgaaatatttttaagtaaacaaaattttttttttccaatgttgtttttttcattttttggaaaattttttttttcgaattcttatttttaagttttttcttaaattttaaaaattatttttttgttttttaaatttattttttttttttttggtgaaaaaaaattccggttaaaaaatattttttccggtgttgacctattgtaggtccaacttactatggtcttttatacgtcgttgcatatgtctttggaatatctatcattagatatccatattgtctatattaatgatttagtgtaattcagatatatgtaggttaaaaatcaaggttgtcctggttttttcctcatatctcagccatttgtagaccgattttgctgattttaaataggaaacttctcgaaagcatggtTGACAGAATTATTTGATTTGCATTTGGAAatttggatcctgaagatatctggggtcttcagaaaattgatttcaaca
Proteins encoded in this region:
- the LOC135962107 gene encoding sialin, with the translated sequence MAFINLPCFNIPKRFNVAVMLFMACLMSYMMRVNLSINIIAMVEKTDANSTEVLPDYGPRYNWSQSDQAMLLGAYFYGYMITSLPAGMLAENLGGKPVAGYSCLVAGILTALTPLAASWDKWAVWVLRFAIGFFTGVVYPCCHSLISRWSPPDEKGKFVAALMGGTFGTVITWPLSGLIIENMGWDWAFYMVGIFVVIVSGAWFVFVAESPAAHKTISIKERELIEKSLGDTVSTKKRWPPYKALILSMPFWSLMLLHYGSMWGLFFLITATPKFLSEVLGFNLASAGFLSSLPHVARLLCAFGFGSVADLIRRKNWLSVTKMRKVFCLPSHVIPGILLIILAYFGKDPYVCIAIMTVSLGFNGAATATNLQNSQDLAPNYAGTLYGIINCVGTTPGIFSPIIVAAFTKENNTIEQWHYVFIIGAAAYIIPAFIYWVFGSGKIQKWNELDNTASKEEIVNTKL